A part of Molothrus aeneus isolate 106 chromosome 10, BPBGC_Maene_1.0, whole genome shotgun sequence genomic DNA contains:
- the LOC136560831 gene encoding leucine-rich repeat-containing protein 15-like codes for MEQGGWQQWLLLLVGIQLASSQCPEQCQCVRSAQVECFGADISTVPSPIPANAMTLQIINTRIAELGDAAFGNASLLIGLRVEKNLLSRISPRAFQNLPDLRYLSLASNKLQELPVQVFEPLDKLESLLLSSNQILQVEPSHFTHLSNLKELQLHGNNLKELQEGVFDQLTSLTKLNLARNNIDRLPPRAFERLARLQVLRLYENRLRHISVGTFDGLPELQELGLHQNQLETLSPELFVHNTNLQKLYLSNNFLTTLPSGIFLPLHALAKITLHVNRLRDISPSAFGPTPNLKELWLYENELSTLPTAVFSNLTQLQLLVLSKNRLRLVPPGAFQGLGELLELSLHSNALRRLDARALEGMPKLQNISLHHNQLQALPRGLFRATPGLQHLQLHSNALEYLPAGIFSPLTALREVRLHNNSWRCDKGILPLQGWLEENPHKVGEIPPLCAQPPALQGIPIAGLPQDQFIDPQPPTAAPPHPSTLLPADTSEAASDDASAAEDASMEPPTGLPASPQEDEEEKKEEEERGQWGLTRLQSGVVVAVIVLVSVALLAALVALVVYGCRKKSHVVLMRMKAPNEA; via the coding sequence atggagcagggaggctggcagcagtggctgctgctgctggtgggcaTCCAGCTGGCCAGcagccagtgcccagagcagtgccagTGTGTCCGCAGTGCCCAGGTGGAGTGCTTTGGTGCCGACATCAGCACggtgcccagccccatccctgccaacGCCATGACCCTGCAGATCATCAACACGCGCATCGCCGAGCTGGGCGACGCCGCCTTCGGCAACGCCTCCCTGCTGATCGGGCTGCGCGTGGAGAAGAACCTCCTGTCTCGCATCAGCCCCAGGGCCTTCCAGAACCTGCCCGACCTGCGCTACCTCAGCCTGGCCAGCAAcaagctgcaggagctccctgtgcaggTCTTTGAGCCTCTGGACAAGCTGGagtctctgctcctctccagcaaCCAGATCCTCCAGGTTGAGCCTTCCCACTTCACCCATCTGAGCAACctcaaggagctgcagctgcacggGAACaacctgaaggagctgcaggagggggtGTTTGACCAGCTGACCAGCCTCACCAAGCTCAACCTGGCCAGGAACAACATCGACCGCCTGCCGCCCCGGGCCTTCGAGCGGCTGGCGCGGCTGCAGGTGCTGCGGCTCTACGAGAACCGTCTCCGGCACATCTCGGTGGGCACCTTCGATGGGCTGccggagctgcaggagctggggctgcaccagAACCAGCTGGAGACGCTGTCCCCGGAGCTCTTTGTGCACAACACCAACCTGCAGAAGCTCTACCTGTCCAACAACTTCCTCACCACTCTGCCGAGTGGCATCTTCTTGCCCCTGCACGCTCTCGCCAAGATCACCCTGCATGTCAACCGCCTGCGGGACATCTCCCCCAGTGCCTTTGGGCCCACGCCCAACCTGAAGGAGCTCTGGCTTTATGAGAATGAGCTTTCCACCCTCCCCACTGCCGTCTTCAGCAACctgacccagctgcagctcctggttcTCAGCAAGAACCGGCTGCGGTTGGTGCCACCGGGGGCTTTCCAGGGCttgggggagctgctggagctgtcgCTGCACTCCAATGCCCTGCGCCGCCTGGATGCCCGGGCGCTGGAGGGGATGCCCAAGCTGCAGAACATCTCTCTGCACCACAaccagctgcaggcactgccacgGGGCCTCTTCAGGGCcacccctgggctgcagcacctgcagctgcacTCCAATGCCCTGGAGTACCTGCCCGCCGGCATCTTCTCCCCGCTGACTGCCCTGCGAGAGGTGAGGCTGCACAACAACTCCTGGCGCTGTGACAAGGGcatcctgcccctgcagggctggctggaggaGAACCCTCACAAGGTGGGTGAGATACCCCCGCTGTGTGcccagcctcctgccctgcagggcatCCCCATCGCCGGGCTGCCACAGGATCAGTTCATTGACCCCCAGccccccactgctgctcctcctcatcccagcaccctgctccctgctgacaCCTCTGAGGCAGCATCAGATGATGCCTCAGCAGCAGAAGATGCCTCGATGGAGCCTCCCACGGGGCTGCCAGCCTCCCcacaggaggatgaggaggagaagaaggaggaggaagagaggggGCAGTGGGGGCTGACACGCCTGCAGAGTGGGGTGGTGGTAGCAGTCATCGTGCTGGTGAGTgtggccctgctggctgctctggtgGCATTGGTGGTCTATGGCTGTAGGAAGAAGAGCCACGTTGTGCTCATGAGGATGAAGGCTCCGAATGAAGCCTGA
- the LOC136560784 gene encoding platelet glycoprotein V-like, translated as MPVAGLDMQLFWICCANVSGTSTRMLVFRLSVMIKLFFQLDASVCPEKCDCSSKNAIYCSGPHIKDLELLNLPCNMTEIHITNANISYLQDVFARMEELQHLILSSNNIALVSPMAFKGLGKLKVLKLLDNKLVELPPEVFDDMVQLQQLIIESNRLKSIEENLFDKLAGLQELYLNKNQLTALPSGVMKKLTKLRVLNLSRNYLAALPRNIFSALARLERLMLYINRLSSIESGMFDSLKELQELFLHSNNIHSIAPDAFHCLPKLRTLTLSRNRLQVLPSGLFLRLHDLSKLTLYRNPLKALPEVLFGEMRHLGSLWLYHTKLSTIPDFVFSNLTNLELLVLSFNPELTVLPRNVFSGLNELRSLSLHTSNISSLPEGIFLSLQKLQNISLFNTRLEVLPRNLFHNLKHLQKVYLNSTNLPSLPADFFTALPELEEVVLDNNPWKCDCQILGFREWLQKSTAIVKNVPSLMCHSPMALQNISLVSLSIDDLECLPTTAMTYQTFSSTLTSPVTEHFTSSQETVLSDVEITSIPTSIPPAAPGFTYSHVEDVGQPGLHFSDVPVQTSPSIIARTSSVRGTDLTTLVWWDEFPAHSSAKPYFNTRVTYCQLFLCVHSLILTLQTVVIVLSLYVVGNTRQLFLSGNIPAQPVVLRRILRR; from the exons tagctGGTTTGGACATGCAGCTGTTTTGGATCTGTTGTG CTAATGTTTCTGGAACTTCAACAAGGATGTTGGTGTTTCGTTTGTCAGTGATgatcaagcttttcttccagttGGATGCATCTGTTTGTCCTGAGAAGTGTGACTGCTCttcaaaaaatgcaatttattgcTCTGGTCCCCACATAAAAGACCTGGAATTGTTAAATCTGCCTTGCAACATGACAGAAATTCACATAACAAACGCTAACATATCATACTTGCAGGATGTTTTTGCTAGGATGGAGGAACTGCAGCATCTCATCCTGTCTTCAAACAACATTGCTCTGGTTTCACCAATGGCTTTTAAAGGCTTGGGAAAGCTAAAAGTCCTCAAACTGCTGGATAATAAGCTGGTTGAACTTCCCCCAGAGGTATTTGATGACATGGTGCAGCTTCAGCAATTGATCATTGAAAGTAACAGGTTGAAATCTATTGAGGAAAATCTGTTTGATAAACTGGCTGGTTTGCAGGAGCTTTACTTGAACAAAAACCAACTAACAGCACTTCCCAGTGGTGTGATGAAGAAACTCACCAAACTCAGAGTACTGAACTTGTCAAGAAATTACTTAGCAGCACTGCCTAGAAATATATTTAGTGCATTAGCCAGGCTTGAGAGGCTGATGCTGTATATTAATAGGCTGTCTTCAATAGAGTCTGGGATGTTTGATagcctgaaggagctgcaggagcttttCCTGCATTCCAATAATATCCATTCCATTGCCCCTGATGCATTTCACTGTCTTCCTAAACTAAGAACACTGACGCTTTCCAGGAACAGGCTTCAGGTTTTgccttctgggctttttttgcGCTTGCACGACCTGTCTAAACTGACCTTGTACAGGAACCCACTGAAGGCTCTTCCAGAGGTACTGTTTGGAGAGATGAGGCACCTTGGTAGCCTATGGCTGTATCATACAAAGCTCTCAACAATACCAGATTTTGTGTTCAGTAACTTGACAAATTTAGAGCTTCTTGTGCTGAGTTTTAACCCAGAGCTTACGGTTCTTCCTAGGAATGTGTTCAGTGGCCTGAATGAACTGCGGAGCCTTTCTCTCCATACAAGTAATATTTCCAGTTTGCCAGAGGGAATCTTTCTGAGCCTTCAGAAACTGCAGAACATTTCCCTCTTTAATACAAGGCTTGAGGTTCTTCCTAGAAACCTCTTTCACAATCTCAAGCACCTCCAGAAAGTTTATCTGAATAGTACTAACCTGCCGTCTCTTCCTGCAGACTTCTTTACCGCTTTACCTGAGCTGGAAGAAGTTGTCCTTGACAACAACCCTTGGAAATGTGATTGCCAAATTCTTGGTTTCCGAGAATGGCTGCAAAAGAGCACAGCAATAGTTAAAAATGTGCCATCTCTGATGTGCCACAGCCCAATGGCACTGCAGAATATTTCTCTTGTGTCTCTAAGCATCGATGACCTGGAGTGCCTGCCAACCACAGCTATGACCTATCAGACGTTCAGCTCAACTTTGACATCTCCTGTGACGGAGCACTTCACATCATCTCAGGAGACAGTGCTGTCTGACGTGGAAATCACCAGCATACCCACATcaattcctcctgcagctccaggttttACCTACTCCCATGTTGAAGATGTTGGACAACCTGGGCTACATTTCTCAGATGTTCCAGTCCAAACTTCTCCCAGCATCATAGCACGAACCAGCAGTGTTAGAGGGACAGATTTAACTACTCTTGTCTGGTGGGATGAGTTTCCAGCCCACAGCAGTGCTAAACCCTATTTTAATACCAGAGTTACTTATTGCCAGCTATTCTTGTGTGTTCACAGTTTGATTTTAACACTCCAGACTGTAGTTATTGTGCTCAGTCTGTATGTGGTGGGCAACACCAGGCAACTCTTCCTCTCTGGAAATATTCCTGCTCAGCCTGTAGTTCTGAGAAGAATATTAAGAAGATAG